From the Bacillus sp. FJAT-22090 genome, the window AACTTTTATGTAGCATTTCAAGTTTAGTTAGAGCTTGCAATATCTTTTCGATGGACATTCCTATTGTCTCCTTTTAGATACGGTAATAATTGAGGATGTTCGATGCAAGTTGTTTTGCATCTACTTTGTATGTCCCAGCATCTATTTGCGCTTTTATTGCTTGAACGCGTTCTGCCTGTTCTACTTCTACAGGAGATTTAGTTTGCATGCTTTTCGCTACAGAAGAAATTTCTAATTGATCCGTAGATGCTTTGGAAGCATTTTGTACTTTTTCAGTTTGTTGTTGATTGCGTTTATATGGGTTTACTTGATTTAACCCAATGTTTGATATTTTCATATCTGTGTCCTCCCCTTTTCATTTACGAAGTATATATACCTTATTTCGGCTAGAACAGGGATGTTTTTAGAGTCTTTTGTACGAAATAGCTTAACACCTATAGTTTAGGTATTAATAACTAATACCTTATTTCCTTTTGCCATCCATATGATAGGTACCATTGTCTTGATTGGCAACTTTTTCTCGAAATTCTTTTGCTGCATCAAATTGACGGAGTCCTGATTTAAGTTCTTCCGTACAGCTTTTGCATAGTTTTCCTTGATTCGTAATTCTACCACAATTGTCACATGGATACCCAAGGTTTGGGAACATCGCTGGTTGCAAGCGATTTTTACGTACCCATTTGTGTAGAAGTGCTTCTTCCACGCCAGTTGCCTCTACTATTCTTTCAATTGTTGCGGCACGGTTTTCGCGCTTACGCAAGAAGCGGTAAACTACCTCATATTGTTTTTCTTCATTCATTGCACAGTTGTTACATACTTCTCTAATTCCTGTATAGTTAAAAAATTCTCCGCAAGTTGGGCAATTTTTAAGTTCTCCCATGATGGATTCCCTCCAAGTTCAATAATCTATAAGTTATATCGGTAGATTATCCCTTTATTAAAGTAATTGCTTCTACTCTATCTGCACCAGCTTCCTTCAAAACCTTAGCTGCATGGTGCATGGTAGTACCGGTTGTGTAAATATCATCGAATAAAATATAGGTTTTTGCTTCTACTTTGCCAGTTACTTTGAAAAGGGGACTTGCCTCTAGTCTTTCCTTTTTTGATTTCTTTCCCTGTTCAGCTGTTTCAGTTTTAGCAAGAAGGTGCTGAAATCGAACCCCTGCACTCTTCAATAGCTCGTCCACTTGGGCGAAGGTTCTTGTTAGTAGCTTATCTGGATGCATGGGGATTGGTACTACAATTCCTTCCCTTTTCTCGAATAAAAGACGAATCTCTTCAGCAAAAACATTGGCTAATGCAACATCTTGTAAAAATTTATACTGGTGCAAATAGCTTTTCATTGCTTCGGTGTATGAATAAAGAGCTGTCACTGAATTTAGTGCTCCCTCGTAGGGAGTACCTTCAAAATCAGAAAGGTCGAATCGGGCATCGGCTTTTTCAAATTTACTTAAACATCTTATACAAGAAGTGGCTTCTATTTCATACAGAATCAGCTTTCTCCATGTAGGGGGTGATTGAAAAATGCTTCCACATAGTAAACAATTCATGCTTCATTCCACCTTTCGATTGACTCTTTTGCTTTGTCCATTTCATGTGTAATTCCGTGATGGAAAAAGACAATGTCACCATTTGGATACTGAAAAGAACGACCGACTCTTCCACTTATTTGGATAAGTGCACTAGAAGTAAAGATTTGTTGCTCCGCTCCAACTACTGCTACATGTACATTTTCTATTGTTATGCCTCTTTCTAAAATAGTAGTTGTTAGTAGTCCTGGTATTTTCTTTTCTCTAAGTTGCATAACAATCTCTTTTCGATCAGGATGTTCTGCATGAACTCTTGGTAAATCTCCTGGGAAATTTTCGAGCATTTCAATTGTTGGTAGGAAGACAAGAAACGGGGTATTATTTTTTGTTTTTTCTTCGATCCATTGTTGCAATTTAGTTGGAACTTTCCCCTTTTTCAATTGTCTTGCGTAGCCCCAGAGTCCGCTGAACCTTGGAACAGGTAAATTATGTCCATGATATCTTTTGGAAAGAATAGATTGGTTGGTAGTTTTCAAGGATTTGGTAGGAGTGGCTGTTACATAATGAATGGCTGCATTCTTTTTTGCCGCTTTTGTGACTGCTCGCCTTAGGGTTTCATCAGCGTAATATGGAAAGGCATCTGCTTCGTCTACAAACACAACATCGAATGCATCTTCAAAACGGTAAAGTTGATGTGTAGTTGCGAGTATTAAATCGGCAAAGCCTTCTTGGTTTGGGGCTCCACCATATAATGCGTGGATCGTTGTTTTAGGGAAGACTTTTTGAAATCGTGGGAATAATTCTAATATCACATCTGTACGAGGGGCTGCAACACATACTCGTTTTCCGTCTTTTAAACTGGCAAATATTGAGGGAAATAGTAGCTCTGTTTTACCTGCTCCGCAAACTGCATGAAGAAGATGGGACTTGTTTTGTTGAACACTTGCCAGGAGCTCTTCACTTGCCTTTTGTTGAAGCGATGTAAGTTGGCCGCTCCAGTCAAACACATGATCGTTCGTGCCGCGAGCATGCTCTTTGCTCCAAAGAAGTAACTCTGAACAACTACTCACCCGCCCCATCCGAATACAGTGGCGGCAATAAATGCATTTTTTATTACAACGAGCACATTGAAATGTGTGAAATAAGTTTGGATTTGAGTTGTGGCATCTGTTACATACATAATTCTTTAATTGCCAAAACAAAAATTTGCTTTGGTTCATGTCGATGCCTGGTTTGAGGTGGATGTGGCCACTGTCGATGTGGGCATCGATGGCTTCGCTTGGAAATGGGGTGTGTTCGCGAAGCCATATGCGGCCAGTGAGAAATTGTTGTAATTGTTTGTTCATGGGCATCTTCCTAACTTTTTTGCTAGTCGATTTTTACCCATCCTAGACCCATCGAGCCCTCACCCAGGTGAGTTCCAATTACAGGTCCAAAGTAGCTGATTGTAAATTGAACGTTGGGAAGAAGTGCTTCTAACTCGTTTTTCCAAGTGATGGCTTCTTGTTCGTTGTTTGCGTGGATGATAGTTGCTTGCAGTTTTGCATATTTGTTTGCGTCCTCTTGAAGCATGTCTGCAATACGTTTCATCGCTTTTTTGCGTGTGCGGACTTTTTCATAAGGTACGATGACTTTGTTTTCAAAGTGAAGGATTGGTTTCACTTGAAGAACAGAGCCTATGACACGTTCGAAACCGTTTAAGCGACCACCTCGATGAAGATGGTCAAGGTTGTCCACCATAAAGTACGCACGAGTTGTTTCTTTCATTACGTTTAGTTCTTTTAGAATTTCGTCTGGATTGACACCTGCTTGTGCCATCTCAGCAGCACGAAGAACATAAAAGCCTTGAACCATGCATGAAATTTCTGAGTCAAATGTGTACACTTCAATTTCTTCTACCATTTCACCAGCTTGCTTTGCTCCAGCTAGTGTTCCGCTGATACCACTCGATAGATGGATGGAAATGACTGTGTCGTATTCTTTCGAAAGTTCTTCAAAGGTTTTGACAAAATCTCCAAGTGCTGGTTGCGACGTTTTGGGAAGCGCGCGCTCGTTTCGGATTTTATCGTAAAACTCTATTGTATTAATGTCTATTTCTTCTCGATATGTTTCATTTCCGAAGACCACGCTAAGTGGAACCATGCGAATGTTGAGTTTATCGTGAATTTCTTTTGGGATATAGGCTGTGCTGTCCGTTACTACTACCGTTTTCATGTAAAAAATCACACTCCTATTCTTTAGTGTACTGAATGTCAAGGGTAAAAGAAAGCACAAAAATACCCTCGACATGATATTTGTCATATATCTAGTCAAGGGATTAATTATTTTTTGATAGGTCTAAGCCTTACTATTTGAAAACGTTTGACAGTCGAGGCGTGCAAGCAAGAGGCGTAAGCGAATAGAACTTAAGGTTCATGAGCTTACAACGAGTGCAAGCAACTAAGAATGCGAGCGTTTCTCAAAAGTATGAGGATGTATTATTCAGATGATTCACCTATAAAATAGACGCTTGTGACAAGCCATTTGCCATCTTCTTTTGCGAAAACTGTTACTTGACGACCATCACGATCAAGCTTTGCTCCAGTACTTGGTTGTGATAGTGCGATGTTAATGTTCGCAAATACTTGCGCTTGGGATTTATCGTATTTAATGATTGTCGTGTTTTCAGCTTTTCGAATCGTATCATACTCCGTGAATGTTTCTTGTACTACTGTTTTTTCATCTGCATAGTTAAAACCTTCTGGATTTTTGGAAATGGTATTCATGTAGCGGTTAATATCTTCTACATTAAATGCTTCCATGTATTCATTGAATGCTTCGAGGATAGCAGTTTTTTCTTCTTCTGGGACATTTGTCGCTTCTTCTATATTCCCTCCAGCCATTTCAAAACCAACTTCTTCCGCTGCTTTATCTTTTGCACCGTGCTCCGTTACCGATTGTGCATCCGTGGGCGCATTATTCGCAGAGCCAATATTTGTTGCTTCTTCCTCATTGCTATTGCATGCAGCTAGCGTGAACACGGTTGCTGCGAGTATAAGTGCGTGCATAAATTTCATCTAGTTCTCTCCTCCTGCTGAGGTTATTTTGTCATATCTAGGACGAAAACTCAATTAATTAGTTCCGTGAGAGATAGGTAGAAAATTATGGTAATGGTATGTATAGTATAGGTACATAGGAGGTGGTTCTTTGGAAAGACATTTAGCATTGTTGAAAAGATTGCGTGTTGATAGTAGAATGAAGGAATTTATTCGTGAAGAAATTAGGAAAAAAGAAGCTGGAATCAGAGGTGAGGAACGACTCTTAAGGAAGCTTAAGGAGTTGAGATTACCTGGCCCATTTCGAATATTTTCTGATGTGGGATTGCATATAGATGATTGGAGGGTTCAAATCGATTGTATTGTTGTGACGGATAGTTGTTGCATCGTGATAGAGTCTAAAAATATGAGTGGTAATTTAAATTTTGATATAGACACTGAGGAATTTTATAGAATAGAAGAGAATATTGAAAAATCTTTTCCGAATCCATATTATCAATTAATGCGTAATATTCGTTTTATGAAAGAATTCTTAAACACGACGTTCCCTGAACTTAAAGTATCTGGAGCTATCGTCATGACATCAAAATCATGTCGAATCCGAAATAAGCCTTCCCATTATCCTATATTTAAATTAGAAAGCATTATCGAAAAAATCATACACTTGAATAA encodes:
- a CDS encoding DegV family protein, producing MKTVVVTDSTAYIPKEIHDKLNIRMVPLSVVFGNETYREEIDINTIEFYDKIRNERALPKTSQPALGDFVKTFEELSKEYDTVISIHLSSGISGTLAGAKQAGEMVEEIEVYTFDSEISCMVQGFYVLRAAEMAQAGVNPDEILKELNVMKETTRAYFMVDNLDHLHRGGRLNGFERVIGSVLQVKPILHFENKVIVPYEKVRTRKKAMKRIADMLQEDANKYAKLQATIIHANNEQEAITWKNELEALLPNVQFTISYFGPVIGTHLGEGSMGLGWVKID
- a CDS encoding ComF family protein, encoding MNCLLCGSIFQSPPTWRKLILYEIEATSCIRCLSKFEKADARFDLSDFEGTPYEGALNSVTALYSYTEAMKSYLHQYKFLQDVALANVFAEEIRLLFEKREGIVVPIPMHPDKLLTRTFAQVDELLKSAGVRFQHLLAKTETAEQGKKSKKERLEASPLFKVTGKVEAKTYILFDDIYTTGTTMHHAAKVLKEAGADRVEAITLIKG
- a CDS encoding nuclear transport factor 2 family protein encodes the protein MKFMHALILAATVFTLAACNSNEEEATNIGSANNAPTDAQSVTEHGAKDKAAEEVGFEMAGGNIEEATNVPEEEKTAILEAFNEYMEAFNVEDINRYMNTISKNPEGFNYADEKTVVQETFTEYDTIRKAENTTIIKYDKSQAQVFANINIALSQPSTGAKLDRDGRQVTVFAKEDGKWLVTSVYFIGESSE
- a CDS encoding nuclease-related domain-containing protein, yielding MERHLALLKRLRVDSRMKEFIREEIRKKEAGIRGEERLLRKLKELRLPGPFRIFSDVGLHIDDWRVQIDCIVVTDSCCIVIESKNMSGNLNFDIDTEEFYRIEENIEKSFPNPYYQLMRNIRFMKEFLNTTFPELKVSGAIVMTSKSCRIRNKPSHYPIFKLESIIEKIIHLNNNSPSLLLDPHLDTIEKMIQKKQSAFVYSPLCEHYHISPNDIIPGVECPCCGVIGMERISTTWTCLACNKNNRYTHISAVEDYFWLIKKEITNKDFRKFCGVKSIHSASRMLNSMNLQACGLGPARYFKRKES
- the flgM gene encoding flagellar biosynthesis anti-sigma factor FlgM, which produces MKISNIGLNQVNPYKRNQQQTEKVQNASKASTDQLEISSVAKSMQTKSPVEVEQAERVQAIKAQIDAGTYKVDAKQLASNILNYYRI
- a CDS encoding TIGR03826 family flagellar region protein, which produces MGELKNCPTCGEFFNYTGIREVCNNCAMNEEKQYEVVYRFLRKRENRAATIERIVEATGVEEALLHKWVRKNRLQPAMFPNLGYPCDNCGRITNQGKLCKSCTEELKSGLRQFDAAKEFREKVANQDNGTYHMDGKRK
- a CDS encoding DEAD/DEAH box helicase; translated protein: MSSCSELLLWSKEHARGTNDHVFDWSGQLTSLQQKASEELLASVQQNKSHLLHAVCGAGKTELLFPSIFASLKDGKRVCVAAPRTDVILELFPRFQKVFPKTTIHALYGGAPNQEGFADLILATTHQLYRFEDAFDVVFVDEADAFPYYADETLRRAVTKAAKKNAAIHYVTATPTKSLKTTNQSILSKRYHGHNLPVPRFSGLWGYARQLKKGKVPTKLQQWIEEKTKNNTPFLVFLPTIEMLENFPGDLPRVHAEHPDRKEIVMQLREKKIPGLLTTTILERGITIENVHVAVVGAEQQIFTSSALIQISGRVGRSFQYPNGDIVFFHHGITHEMDKAKESIERWNEA